The Desulfonatronum lacustre DSM 10312 region CAGGGTCCGGGAAGGTTTGCCCGCGCCGACGCGCATTTTTTCACCAAGGCCCGTGCGGACCTTGGCCGTCTCGTCCCGCAACAGCGCGGGCTCGCGCCAAGAGGGGCGTCCCTGGACCCAGGCCAGGTAGGTTTTGCGAACCTTTTCGGAACGCCACAGGTCTTGCAGGGCTTGGAGCCGGGCGTAGGTCTTGGCCACGACCAGCAGGCCGGAAGTGTCCCGGTCCAGGCGGTGAGCCAGGGCGGGCTTCCAGGGGTGATCCGCGAAACGAGCGGCTAGGCGGCCCGCGACGCCGTCCTGGTGGCCGGTCCCGGCGTGGACCGGGAGACCTTTGGGTTTGGCCAGGACGAGCAGGTCGTGGTCTTCATGCACCACGTCAAGAAGGCGGTCTTCGGGGCTGTCGAGAACCGGAGCGGGGGAAGGTCCTGGTTCCGGCAGGTCGTGGGGCGGAACGCGGACGCGGTGGTTTGCTTCAAGACGGGTCCCGGGCTTGGCCCGGGACCCGTTCACCCGAACCTGGCCGGTACGGATCCAACGCTGCAAGGCCGAAGCCGGGACCGCGCCGACCAGGCGGCGCTGGAGGAACTGAAGCAGCTTCTGCCCGGCCTCGGGTTCGCTCACCGTCCAGACTTGGACTCCCGGCACGGCTATCCGGTACTATTCCAGACCGATGTCCAGAGTGGTCCCGGCATCCGGCACGGTGTCCAGGTCCAGGGCGTAGGTCAGCAACACGGTGCGGCGTTGGGTGAACCCGGTCACTCCGGGGTGGGTGTTCACCAGGACGAAAAGTTCGGTGCGTCCGTCGTTCATCACGTCCGCCAGGCCGTAATCCACCACCGTGCCGCGAATGCGCCGGGTCTTCCAGTTGATGTTCAGGTTGATGCCGTCCCAGAACAGGGAGTGGATTTCTCCCTGGGGGAAATACCGGTAGCGGGCGAAGAACTGGGCCGAAAGAGAGATGTTCCTGTTGACCAGCAGGTTCCAGGGCGAGTTTCGGTCCAAACGAAACGGGACCAAGCGCGAGGGAATGTAGTAGTAGTCCCGCATCTCCTCGTCCTTGAGCTGGCCGAGGCCCGGCATGGAGTCGTCCGTCACCAGACCGAGGGCCGAGCCTGCATAGGACTCTTCGGTGACCGACTGGAAGCTGTTGGTGGCCGAAAAGATTCGCAGTTTGTCGCGATGGTCGGCGATGACGATCTTGAAGTCGTTGTCCTGGGGCAGAAAGGTGAAATTAAAGACGTTGGCCTCCTTTGGCAGGTTCAGAGGCGTGCCCGGTTCCAGACGCCCGTCCATACGCAACACCTCGTGCACGCTGGAGTCGAAGAGCCGATTGCGACCCTGGCGCTGTCCGATCAGGACGTGACGGTAGTCCGGGGGATGGCGCACCACGTTCATGTACAGGGGGATGCGGTCTTCAAGGAGCGTGAAGCGACCGTCGACGAAGCTGAGGATGAACGAGCGCGGAGCTTCTTCGAGAATCGCCGAGACGATGATTTCCTGAGAACCGTCCCGGTTGATGTCCAACAGGTTGATGTTCAGGCACTGAATCCGGGTTGGGGCGGCGTATTCAGCCAGGGGCATCAGCCTGTTGTCCACCACGTGGTAGGCCAGGACTTTGTTGTCCGTGAGGAGGAATATCTCGTTTTTGCCGTTGCCGTCGGCGTCGCCGACCGCCATGCCCAGGGAGGCGAAGGGCAGGGCCTGGCTGCGCCAGCGGCCTGGCGCATCCGCTGAGCCGGCGTACAGGATTTCCGGATTCAGGTGGTAGGGATTCCGTTCCGGGCCGTATTCGTTGTAGATCAGGTCCGGATGGCTCGGCCCGGCGGCCTGGGTTGGTTGGCCCGCCTGGGGCTGGGCGGCCTGCTCCTGGCGTCTGCCGAAGACCTGGGCGTTGATCTCCCGGGCCACGCCTTCCAGCGCGGGAATCAGGTCGTTGAGAGGAACCTGGGCGGAGTAGGGAAAGTCATTGCCCTGGACGTCCAGGACATGAGCGTCCAGACTGGCTTGGTCGCCGAGAATCGTCACGCTGCCGAAGATCAGATAGTCCGTGCCCAAGGCGTCAAGCGCCGTTTGGGCTTCTTCCTGGGAAGCCGGGGTCGTGGGAACGACCTGGGTGATGACGGGCCTGTCCACGTCTTCAAAGCGTTCGGCCCACTTGAGCCGTGAGGTGAGCATGGTCTGCACGCCCTGCCCCAGGTAGGCATACTGGTCCGGGCCGTGCACGGTGAAGGGCAGCACGGCGAAGCGCTTCAGCGCGTCCTCGGCCAGGACCGCCTTGGGCGGCGTCGCGCAGGTGAACAAAACAACGGCCATCAGCAAAAAACGAAAGAAATGACGCATGGAGGTCTCCTTGACATTGGCGGGGAGGGATATCATGTCGGGCTGGTCGCGTCGCGCAGGATCACGACGAGTTGTCCGGGACCGGGACGGCTCAGCGTGACCCGGGCGGAGTTGACGATGGTTTGGGCCAGGGTTTCCAGTTCCTCCGAAAGTCCGGGCCGGAAGGCGGAAGGTCGGCCTTCGGGAAGGTGCAGTCGGAGGTGATTTTCGACGTCGTCGCTGAACAAATCCGGTCCGATCCACATTTGCACGTCGCCGCGGGGTTGGGATACTAGCGAGAGATACAACAGCCACAACCCATGAATCCTATCCCGATCCGGTGTTCCGGGAGCCAGCAGCAATTCCAGCTTCGTGGACAGGTCGTCCACCACCGCGCCCAGTCTGGACTCCAGGGTGTCGAGTACAGCGGAACGTCGACTCGGCGGACAGTGCTCCAGGGCTTGGAACAGGGCTGCGAACAACGCGGCTGAAATATCCCGTGAACCATCTCCGGAAGCCGTTAGGTTCGAAAAGGTGAAAGGCGAGTCAAGAGACATGCCGGAAACGGGATCGGGCAAGGGCTCGGAGAATGGGGCGATCAACGGAAATGGTCCACTGTTGTTTGGAGAGTCGAAAAAATCATTTTAGACGCTTTCATTCACCAACGCAAATGATCATTTGCGTACATACGGGAGAGAACAGGCCGCATGCCGAGAAGTTTTCGCATCGTCTGCCGACCTGAGCACGTCGGGCTGGTGGAGGAACTGCTGCGGGCCGAAGGCCACGTCTTCGCCCAGGAGCCTTTTTCCCCTCTGGCACGCCGGCTGATGGAGGAACCGGCTCCGCTGGGAGCTTCCGCTGCCGCGGCTTTTGGTCTGATCTACATCCAGGACCGTTCCTCCATGCTCGCGCCGCTCTTGCTCCATCCGCCCCAAGGCGGCACTGCGCTGGACATGTGCGCCAGCCCGGGCAGCAAGACCGGTTTGTTGGCTCAACTTGTGGGCACCTCCGGCATGGTTCTGGCCAACGAGCCCAACCCGCGGCGGCTGGCGACGCTGCGCCAGAACTTGACGGCCCTGAACCTGATCCAGGTGGCCACCTGCGGCCGTCCCGGACAGGAATTGCCCTTGCCCGAAGCTTCGTTCACCCATATCCAGTTGGACCCTCCGTGCAGTGGATGGGGAACCGTGGAACGCAACCCCCGTGTTCTGGAAATGTGGCCGGAACACAAGCTCGGGCCGCTGGTCGCCCTGCAACGCGAGCTGTTGCGCAAGGCCGCCGCGCTGCTGGCTCCGGGCGGACGGCTGCTCTACTCCACCTGCACCACCAACCCGGGGGAGAACCGGGAGCAGGTCCGCTGGGCCGTGGAGCACCTCGGCCTGACGCCGGTCCCGCTGCATCCCCTGCCGGGCTTCGACCTGTCCCATGCCCTGTCCCATGCCCGGCCCGATGCCCCTTCAAGTGCTTTGGGCGAGGACGACGGCTGCCTGCACGTTCATACCGAGGCCGGCGAGGGACAGGGCTTTTTTTTCGCCGCCCTGACATGTTCCGAAGCCCGTTCCGCGGCTCCTCCGGCAAGCTTCGAAGGAGGGCGGCGGGAACGATCCGCTTCGCTGGAATCGGCCGGACGATCCCATGGTGGAAGGGGAAGGAAAAAGGACGACGCGTCCGGCACGGTGATCCGGCCCGGCGAGTTTCGCGGCTTGGAGGGCGTAGCCTGGGAGCATCTGCCTCCGGGAGAACTCCGGGACTTCAACGGTCGGGTGGTTTTTCTGCCGGAACGGACTTTGTCTCATGGCTTGGCCTTGCCGCCTTCCCTGGGGTGGCGGGGATTCGACCTGGGCCGGCTGACGGGCGGCACCTTGCGGCTCAACCCCCGGTTGCGGCTGCTGCTGCCGGAGTACCGGCCCGGTCATGGGGTGAACCTGGACGACGCGCGGGACCTGAAAAAACTGTTGCAAGGCCAGAGTCTGGATTTGCCCTCAGGAGCCGCGACCGGACTTTCTGGGTGGGCCGGGGGCCGGGTTGGGCTGTACTGGCGCGGTTTGCCCCTGGGCTGGGCCACGGTTAAGGGCGGGCGCTGTCTGTGGTCACCGAAGTGAACATCCACGGCGTTTTTCCTCCGGAATGGCCTGGGTATAGGCCTGAAAGACGTCCTCGCGGTTGATCAGGCCCAGTACGTGATGTGCGTCGTCTCCTGATTCGTCCCGGACCACGGGAATCTGGTCCACATCCGCCTGCACGAAGGCCATCAGGGCCGTATACAGAGAGTCCTCGGGCCGGAGCAGCACGGGTTTGCGGGCCACGTCCTTGACCACCAGCAGATCGCACAGATCCTGCTCATAAAGGATCGTTCGCACGTCCTGGATGGACAGGATGCCGGTGATGCGGTCGTCGCGGCCGCGCACCGGAAAGTTGAACTGGCTGGTGTTGGCGATGACGTCCATCAAGACCCTCCAGGTCGTTCCCTCCTCCAGAATGATCACCCGGCCGGGCCGGAAATGGTCCTGAACGCGCAGCTCCTCCAGGACGTTGATGGTGGCGTCCTCCCGGTGCGCGGGGGAGTCGAACTTGTTCTCGGCTTGGTGCTCGTAGAGCGAGACGTTGCGGTTGATCACCAGACACAGGGCCGAGGCCAGCATCAGCGGGGCCAGCAGGCCGTAGCTCTGGGTGATCTCGCAAACCATGATCAGCGGGCCCACCGCGGCGTTGGCCACTCCGGCGAAAAACGCGGCCATGCCCACCAGCACGTACCCTCCGGGCTGGGTGACCACGCCCGGGAGCAACAAGTGCCCGACCTGCCCGACCACCCCGCCGCACATCCCACCCACGAACAGGGCCGGGGCGAACATCCCGCCGCTCATGCCCGAGCCCAGGGTGATGGACGTGGCCAGAGTCTTGCCGAGAAATACGGCCAGCATCACCACCAGGGACAGCTGGCCCAGCACGGCCATTTCCAGCCAGCCGTAGCCGTCGCTGAGCACGGGCGGAAAGGCGACCCCCAGCATGCCCACCAGCAGCCCGCCCAGCCCCATGGACCAGACCAGTCCGGCGCGTTGCCGGATATGCTCGAAGACAGTGCGCTTGATGAAGAAAAACGTCGAGAGGTAGGCCCGTCCGGCCAGGGCGCAGACCAGGGCCAGGACGATGTAAAAGGGCAGTTCCTGAGCGCTCTGGAAGCGGAAGTCCGGAGTTTCCAGCATGGGTACGGCGCCGAAGAACAGGGTGAACAGGGAGTAGGCCGTGACCGAGGAGATCAGAGCCGGCAGGATGGCCTCAGCCTCGAAGTCTTCCCGGTAGAGGACCTCCACAGCGGTGATCGCCCCGCCCAAGGGGGCCCGAAAAACCGCGCCCAGCCCGCCGGCGGCCCCGGAAAGCAGTAGAATCCGCCGTTCCTTGACGCTCAAGCCGAGGCGATCGGCCAGCAGGGAACCGAAACAGCCTCCGAGTTGGGCCATGGGGCCTTCCCGTCCGGCGCTGCCCCCGCTGGCGATGGTCAGCACCGCGGTGGCGCTTTTGATCAGGGTTGTGCGCACGGGCATGTGGCCGTCCTGGCGGTGGAACGCCTTGATCATGGCGTCCGTGCCGTCCGTGCCGCCGGACATGGGTTCGGAAATCCAGCGGCTGACCAGGATTCCGGTCAGTACGCCCACGGATGCGGTGAGAATGGGGACCAGCCAGGGGCGATACGTTCCCGGTTCGCCGTGAAAAAGGACCTCCCCCGAGGGCAAAGGCAGGTCCAGGCCTGCCAGGTACACCAAAAAAAAGTGGCGCAGCCCCTCCAGGCTGACGAAAAACACCACCGCCGCCAACCCGGAGAGCAGCCCGGCCAGCAGGCCCAGCAACACCCACCGGGCCGACCCGCCCCGACCCGCGGCATGGAGGAAGCGGGTCCATTTCCGAATGTGCGGTTCAGGAACAGACATGGGCCGGCGAGTCAGCTAATGAAAAGTCTTTGTTCGACAGTTCGTTCAAAAATCCCAAGTGCAAGGAGCAAGAAAAGCTCAAGGTCGAAGCGTATTTCTTCATACGTGAGAGTTTGAATTTTTGCGGCGACGCGGCAATTGGAGGTTTTTCAACGGACTGCCAGACGCACTGCCAGACGCACTGTCAGACGCACTGCCTGGCTTCCACCAGATGCGCCTCCGGGGAGTCGAGAATGCGGCGGGCCAAGACAATGTCTTCGCGAATTCGGGCCATCAGTGCGTCAAGGTTCGGAAATTTTTGTTCGCTGCGCAGCCGCTGAACGAAGTGGACGCGAACGTCGCGGTCGTAGATGTCCTGGTCGAAATCCAGGATGTGCACCTCCACGGAGAGCACGTCGTTTCCAAAGGTGGGGTTGTAGCCGATGTTGGCCACGGCCGGATATGTCCGACACTCGGATTCGGCCCAGACCGCGTAGACTCCGGTCTTGGGGAACAGTTCGTCGCGCAGTTGCAGGTTGGCCGTGGGAAAGCCCAGCAGACGGCCCCCCCGGTTACGCCCGGAAACCACCTTGCCCTCCACCCGGTAGAACCGGCCCAGCAAAGGTCGGACCTCCCAGATCAGTCCGGCCTGGACCATGTCCCGGATCCGCGACGAACTGACCACCGCGTCGTCGATCAACACCGGCCCGATTTGCTCCACGGCAAACCCGTGCCGCGCCCCGAGTTCCCGGAGCATGGCATAGTCGCCCTTGCGGTTGC contains the following coding sequences:
- a CDS encoding pseudouridine synthase, translated to MPGVQVWTVSEPEAGQKLLQFLQRRLVGAVPASALQRWIRTGQVRVNGSRAKPGTRLEANHRVRVPPHDLPEPGPSPAPVLDSPEDRLLDVVHEDHDLLVLAKPKGLPVHAGTGHQDGVAGRLAARFADHPWKPALAHRLDRDTSGLLVVAKTYARLQALQDLWRSEKVRKTYLAWVQGRPSWREPALLRDETAKVRTGLGEKMRVGAGKPSRTLVRTLFQSQDAALVLVAPLTGRTHQIRVQLATRGHPLIGDVKYGGPPRPGGMLLHAWHIVWPGQEFHLLPNWPPPWALPSELSVEALSEATRDLAENRPNNDISAL
- a CDS encoding FG-GAP repeat domain-containing protein, with protein sequence MRHFFRFLLMAVVLFTCATPPKAVLAEDALKRFAVLPFTVHGPDQYAYLGQGVQTMLTSRLKWAERFEDVDRPVITQVVPTTPASQEEAQTALDALGTDYLIFGSVTILGDQASLDAHVLDVQGNDFPYSAQVPLNDLIPALEGVAREINAQVFGRRQEQAAQPQAGQPTQAAGPSHPDLIYNEYGPERNPYHLNPEILYAGSADAPGRWRSQALPFASLGMAVGDADGNGKNEIFLLTDNKVLAYHVVDNRLMPLAEYAAPTRIQCLNINLLDINRDGSQEIIVSAILEEAPRSFILSFVDGRFTLLEDRIPLYMNVVRHPPDYRHVLIGQRQGRNRLFDSSVHEVLRMDGRLEPGTPLNLPKEANVFNFTFLPQDNDFKIVIADHRDKLRIFSATNSFQSVTEESYAGSALGLVTDDSMPGLGQLKDEEMRDYYYIPSRLVPFRLDRNSPWNLLVNRNISLSAQFFARYRYFPQGEIHSLFWDGINLNINWKTRRIRGTVVDYGLADVMNDGRTELFVLVNTHPGVTGFTQRRTVLLTYALDLDTVPDAGTTLDIGLE
- a CDS encoding RsmB/NOP family class I SAM-dependent RNA methyltransferase → MPRSFRIVCRPEHVGLVEELLRAEGHVFAQEPFSPLARRLMEEPAPLGASAAAAFGLIYIQDRSSMLAPLLLHPPQGGTALDMCASPGSKTGLLAQLVGTSGMVLANEPNPRRLATLRQNLTALNLIQVATCGRPGQELPLPEASFTHIQLDPPCSGWGTVERNPRVLEMWPEHKLGPLVALQRELLRKAAALLAPGGRLLYSTCTTNPGENREQVRWAVEHLGLTPVPLHPLPGFDLSHALSHARPDAPSSALGEDDGCLHVHTEAGEGQGFFFAALTCSEARSAAPPASFEGGRRERSASLESAGRSHGGRGRKKDDASGTVIRPGEFRGLEGVAWEHLPPGELRDFNGRVVFLPERTLSHGLALPPSLGWRGFDLGRLTGGTLRLNPRLRLLLPEYRPGHGVNLDDARDLKKLLQGQSLDLPSGAATGLSGWAGGRVGLYWRGLPLGWATVKGGRCLWSPK
- a CDS encoding chloride channel protein, which codes for MSVPEPHIRKWTRFLHAAGRGGSARWVLLGLLAGLLSGLAAVVFFVSLEGLRHFFLVYLAGLDLPLPSGEVLFHGEPGTYRPWLVPILTASVGVLTGILVSRWISEPMSGGTDGTDAMIKAFHRQDGHMPVRTTLIKSATAVLTIASGGSAGREGPMAQLGGCFGSLLADRLGLSVKERRILLLSGAAGGLGAVFRAPLGGAITAVEVLYREDFEAEAILPALISSVTAYSLFTLFFGAVPMLETPDFRFQSAQELPFYIVLALVCALAGRAYLSTFFFIKRTVFEHIRQRAGLVWSMGLGGLLVGMLGVAFPPVLSDGYGWLEMAVLGQLSLVVMLAVFLGKTLATSITLGSGMSGGMFAPALFVGGMCGGVVGQVGHLLLPGVVTQPGGYVLVGMAAFFAGVANAAVGPLIMVCEITQSYGLLAPLMLASALCLVINRNVSLYEHQAENKFDSPAHREDATINVLEELRVQDHFRPGRVIILEEGTTWRVLMDVIANTSQFNFPVRGRDDRITGILSIQDVRTILYEQDLCDLLVVKDVARKPVLLRPEDSLYTALMAFVQADVDQIPVVRDESGDDAHHVLGLINREDVFQAYTQAIPEEKRRGCSLR
- a CDS encoding bifunctional riboflavin kinase/FAD synthetase, coding for MQVLRTLEEARQTVSQSCVTIGNFDGVHMGHQKLLCRTRQKAASLGLPSVAVTFEPHPLRVLSGSRTPPFITLPHQKLESIASLRLDYAFCIAFTKDMAKLEPEEFVRTYLLEGLGMREMVIGYDYAFGRNRKGDYAMLRELGARHGFAVEQIGPVLIDDAVVSSSRIRDMVQAGLIWEVRPLLGRFYRVEGKVVSGRNRGGRLLGFPTANLQLRDELFPKTGVYAVWAESECRTYPAVANIGYNPTFGNDVLSVEVHILDFDQDIYDRDVRVHFVQRLRSEQKFPNLDALMARIREDIVLARRILDSPEAHLVEARQCV